The Coffea eugenioides isolate CCC68of chromosome 8, Ceug_1.0, whole genome shotgun sequence genome has a segment encoding these proteins:
- the LOC113779296 gene encoding ABC transporter I family member 6, chloroplastic-like: MALVPFTPYCSSTSPLFSSKKCSVVSNSQLIVVSALSSRRSSLINTRRSLRVRSAVTFDSPASSSAHSSDSLELLLEVKDLSAVVSESKQPVLKGVNLTIHRGEVHAVMGKNGSGKSTFAKVLVGHPDYEITGGSVTYKGENLLEMEPEERAVAGLFMSFQTPVEIPGVSNIDFLNMAYNARRIKHGQPELGPIEFYGYIAPKLELVNMKVDFLNRNVNVGFSGGERKRNEILQLAVLGAELGILDEIDSGLDVDALRDVAKAVNGLLTPKNSVLMITHYLRLLEFIKPTFIHVMEDGKIVKTGDISIAKLLEKEGYKAISGS; this comes from the exons ATGGCGCTCGTCCCATTCACACCTTATTGTTCTTCAACTTCTCCTCTATTTTCTTCCAAGAAGTGCTCCGTCGTCTCTAATTCTCAACTGATTGTCGTCTCTGCTCTGTCCTCTCGCCGCTCGAGTCTCATCAACACCCGCCGTTCTCTGAGAGTCAGAAGCGCCGTAACCTTCGACTCTCCGGCGTCATCATCCGCCCATAGCAGCGACTCGCTCGAGCTTCTCCTGGAAGTTAAGGACCTCTCAGCCGTCGTCTCCGAGTCAAAACAGCCGGTTCTCAAAGGGGTTAACCTTACTATCCACCGAGGCGAG gttcatgCTGTTATGGGGAAGAATGGTTCTGGAAAGAGCACTTTTGCCAAG GTCCTTGTTGGGCATCCTGATTATGAGATTACAGGCGGTAGTGTCACTTATAAGGGTGAGAATTTGCTTGAGATGGAACCAGAGGAAAGAGCTGTTGCCGGCCTTTTCATGAGCTTCCAGACCCCTGTTGAAATTCCAGGGGTAAGCAATATTGACTTCTTGAACATGGCATACAATGCTAGAAGGATAAAACATGGACAACCGGAGCTTGGACCAATTGAG TTCTATGGCTACATTGCGCCAAAGCTTGAGCTTGTAAATATGAAAGTAGACTTTTTGAACAGGAATGTTAATGTAGGATTTAGTGGTGGAGAAAGGAAGCGTAATGAGATTTTACAACTTGCG GTTCTTGGTGCAGAGTTGGGTATATTGGACGAAATTGATTCTGGCCTAGATGTAGATGCACTGCGTGATGTCGCAAAGGCAGTGAATGGACTCCTCACTCCCAAGAATTCAGTTTTAATGATTACTCACTATCTGCGACTTTTGGAGTTTATCAAGCCAACATTTATCCATGTAATG GAGGATGGGAAAATTGTGAAGACTGGAGATATTTCCATCGCTAAACTTCTTGAGAAGGAAGGTTACAAGGCAATTTCTGGGTCATAA
- the LOC113781737 gene encoding uncharacterized protein LOC113781737, which produces MSKYSSSRFVLTYLHHIKSSSLTTPVCLANNNPTAFSHLLTHHPKLVKNPIFSPWLGNSSKAHFSTTPNSRISQNPTQKLLINPNPSMLPNSRNFLGFRYFSFTSKKYDLGKRAVRNPMGAVKDAASRYREAVGLQIEAFWKRNSLVLVGAGGVLVCVLLWRIMFGIANTFVGLSEGMAKYGFLALSTAIVSFAILYLRSRFTVNPDKVYRMAMRRLNTSAGILEVMGAPLTGTDLRAYVMSGGGMTLKNFKPRFRNKRCFLIFPIRGSERKGLVSVEVKNKNGQYDMKLLAVDIPMATGPDQRLFLIGDEEEYRVGGGLISELRDPVVKAMAASKEFEDRDDQEDEEDAERELQEAERKQREEIEKLEKVES; this is translated from the exons ATGTCGAAATACTCATCGTCAAGGTTCGTCCTCACATACCTCCATCACATTAAATCCTCATCCCTCACAACCCCAGTTTGCCTTGCTAATAATAATCCTACTGCCTTTTCTCACTTGCTAACCCATCACCCAAAACTAGTTAAGAATCCCATTTTCTCACCATGGCTAGGGAATTCTTCAAAAGCCCATTTCTCAACAACCCCGAATTCAAGGATTTCCCAAAACCCAACTCAAAAGCTGCTGATCAACCCAAACCCCAGTATGCTGCCAAATTCTAGGAATTTTCTCGGGTTTAGGTATTTTTCTTTCACTAGTAAGAAGTATGATCTTGGGAAAAGGGCGGTGAGGAACCCAATGGGGGCTGTGAAGGATGCTGCTTCCAGGTACAGGGAGGCGGTGGGGCTCCAGATTGAGGCGTTTTGGAAGAGGAATAGTCTGGTGCTGGTGGGTGCTGGAGGGGTCCTGGTTTGCGTCTTGCTTTGGAGGATTATGTTTGGGATTGCTAATACGTTTGTTGGCCTATCCGAGGGCATGGCCAAATATGGTTTTCTTGCTCTTTCCACTGCCATTGTCTCATTTGCT ATTTTATATCTTCGTTCAAGATTCACAGTGAATCCTGATAAGGTTTATAGAATGGCCATGAGAAGACTTAACACATCCGCTGGGATTCTTGAGGTCATGGGTGCTCCACTAACTGGCACTGACTTAAGAGCATATGTGATGTCAGGAGGTGGTATGACACTGAAGAACTTCAAGCCAAGGTTTAGGAACAAAAGATGTTTTCTGATATTTCCAATACGAGGTTCTGAGAGGAAAGGCTTAGTAAGCGTTGAGGTCAAGAACAAGAATGGCCAG TATGACATGAAACTACTGGCAGTAGACATCCCCATGGCAACAGGACCTGATCAGCGCCTTTTCCTAATTGGGGACGAAGAAGAATACAGGGTTGGTGGTGGCCTCATTTCTGAGCTTAGAGATCCTGTTGTAAAAGCAATGGCAGCAAGTAAGGAATTTGAAGATCGTGATGATCAGGAGGATGAGGAGGATGCTGAAAGGGAACTTCAAGAAGCAGAAAGAAAACAACGTGAAGAAATTGAGAAGCTTGAAAAAGTTGAATCATGA
- the LOC113781741 gene encoding ethylene-responsive transcription factor ERF017-like has product MFKPSCSSSAPASSSITSQEAQVKYKGVRKRKWGKWVSEIRLPNSRERIWLGSYDSAEKAARAFDAALFCLRGKNATFNFADIPPDLVGGRTLTPAEIQAVASEYANQYGNKEKQQQQGEGLIGEKEDDPLQFDQDTSPISSNSDGALQNMDWSFLGMLEPNGAATGATSNAPDYDLMLSSLDNLHEDMYMTPHVGTKVDVDHNFNGQHEDYQHLDENYSHQSFLWNF; this is encoded by the coding sequence ATGTTTAAGCCAAGTTGTTCGTCGTCTGCACCTGCTTCCTCTTCGATAACGAGTCAGGAAGCTCAGGTGAAGTATAAAGGAGTGAGGAAGCGAAAGTGGGGGAAATGGGTGTCGGAAATAAGGCTTCCCAATAGTAGAGAACGTATTTGGTTAGGCTCTTATGACTCTGCTGAAAAGGCAGCTCGAGCATTCGATGCTGCACTCTTCTGTCTTCGTGGCAAGAATGCTACGTTCAATTTTGCGGATATTCCTCCTGATCTTGTGGGGGGTCGGACGCTTACGCCGGCTGAAATACAAGCTGTTGCATCTGAATACGCCAACCAGTATGGTAATAAGGagaagcagcagcagcaggGAGAGGGATTGATCGGTGAAAAAGAAGATGATCCATTGCAGTTTGATCAGGATACATCGCCAATATCATCAAATTCAGACGGTGCACTTCAGAATATGGATTGGTCGTTTCTTGGTATGCTAGAACCAAATGGAGCTGCAACAGGGGCAACTTCCAACGCACCAGATTATGATTTGATGCTTTCTAGCCTCGACAACCTGCATGAGGACATGTATATGACTCCACACGTAGGGACCAAGGTTGATGTTGATCACAACTTCAATGGTCAGCACGAAGATTATCAACATCTTGATGAAAACTATTCTCATCAGTCTTTCCTTTGGAACTTCTAA
- the LOC113781313 gene encoding uncharacterized protein LOC113781313, whose translation MASGPNFSNPTKRKKNISSSQPLKLCEPKISADDDDFQDPSPSLSVISSRSTLKQNPFKHLNSSDLPLPKKVKNTEQKINPGKENIWVSSNPSGPSFFREDDKTIDEFKLDLAGSCGLDSIESTIDCQANGKLKNNEERKESGLEESGTGQWGGNEYKEESEGGTAHLDLLLKLCDADSDQDVECSEKVSTCSDDGLDFREACGFEEEEVDERLICCPLCGNDISGLSDELRQVHTNECLDKGETANEAAAVPPHDSTAYQCLGQVLDGSPRQSSRKVVAAFPVLEWLRNLGLAKYEEIFVREEIDWDTLKWLTEEDLCSIGVTALGPRKKLVHALAELKRDEGNPVETPDIQNLVVDERNKLATNKLITDYFPGSVARRKRDCISAKEQKETLKSHPSSASRSQQKKNRINGVKHKTVPTWCCIPGTPFCVDAFKYLRRECSHWFLTHFHMDHYQGIAVTCFDANHCPGAIIILFEPPNNKAVLHTGDFRFSEDMSKIPILQTCPIHTLILDTTYCDPQYDFPKQEAVIQFVIEAIQAEAFNPKTLFLIGSYTIGKERLFLEVARVLRKKVYVSAAKLRLLECLEFPKEDAQWFTLNEHESHIHVVPMWTLASFKRLKYIANQYAGRFNLIVAFSPTGWTFSKGKKKSPGRRWQQGTIIRYEVPYSEHCSFSELRDFVKFISPANIIPSVNNHGPESTRTMVSHLLA comes from the exons ATGGCCTCCGGCCCCAACTTCTCCAATCCaaccaagaggaagaagaatatCTCATCTTCACAACCCCTAAAACTTTGCGAACCCAAAATCTCCGCCGATGATGACGATTTTCAAGACCCTTCCCCCTCTCTTTCCGTAATCAGCTCCAGATCCACCTTAAAGCAAAACCCTTTTAAGCACTTGAATAGTTCTGATCTTCCCTTGCCCAAAAAGGTCAAGAACACGGAGCAAAAGATCAACCCCGGGAAAGAAAACATTTGGGTATCATCAAATCCATCCGGGCCTTCATTTTTTCGAGAAGATGATAAGACTATCGACGAATTTAAGCTGGATTTGGCCGGCAGCTGTGGGTTGGATTCGATTGAGTCCACCATAGATTGTCAGGCAAATgggaaattgaagaacaatgaGGAAAGAAAAGAGTCTGGGTTGGAAGAAAGTGGAACGGGGCAGTGGGGAGGTAATGAGTATAAGGAAGAATCTGAAGGGGGAACGGCGCATCTGGATTTGTTGCTCAAGTTATGTGATGCTGATTCTGACCAGGATGTGGAATGCTCTGAAAAAGTTTCTACTTGTAGTGATGATGGCTTGGATTTTCGTGAGGCTTGTGGCTTTGAGGAAGAGGAAGTGGACGAAAGATTGATTTGTTGTCCACTTTGTGGAAATGATATTTCCGGGTTGAGTGATGAGTTAAGGCAAGTTCACACAAATGAGTGCCTTGATAAAGGTGAGACAGCAAATGAG GCGGCCGCGGTTCCTCCCCATGATTCCACAGCTTATCAATGTCTTGGGCAAGTTCTTGATGGCTCTCCACGTCAATCTTCTAGGAAAGTTGTAGCTGCGTTTCCCGTATTGGAATGGCTGCGCAACCTGGGCCTTGCTAAATATGAAGAAATTTTTGTGCGCGAAGAGATTGATTGGGATACTCTAAAGTGGCTGACCGAGGAG GATCTTTGCAGCATTGGTGTTACTGCACTTGGTCCAAGGAAAAAGCTCGTTCATGCTCTTGCTGAGCTAAAAAGGGACGAGGGCAACCCAGTGGAAACCCCTGATATCCAAAATTTAGTTGTTGATGAAAGAAACAAACTTGCTACAAACAAGTTGATAACGGACTATTTTCCAGGTTCTGTTGCTAGGAGAAAGAGAGATTGCATTAGTGCCAAAGAACAGAAGGAGACACTTAAAAGTCACCCAAGTTCTGCTTCGAGGAGTCAACAGAAGAAAAATCGCATAAATGGTGTAAAACACAAGACAGTTCCCACTTGGTGTTGCATTCCAGGAACACCATTTTGTGTT GATGCATTCAAATATCTAAGAAGAGAATGTTCTCATTGGTTTCTTACTCACTTCCATATGGATC ATTATCAAG GGATTGCTGTCACGTGTTTTGATGCAAATCACTGTCCAGGTGCCATCATAATTCTATTTGAACCACCCAATAATAAG GCTGTACTGCACACTGGAGATTTTCGTTTCAGTGAGGACATGTCAAAAATTCCAATTCTGCAGACATGTCCTATCCATACACTCATTCTCGACACCACATACTGTGACCCCCAG TATGACTTTCCAAAACAGGAGGCTGTAATTCAGTTTGTGATTGAGGCCATCCAAGCCGAAGCTTTTAACCCCAAAACTTTATTTTTGATTGGCAGCTATACCATTG GCAAGGAAAGGTTGTTTTTAGAGGTTGCTCGTGTTCTTCGCAAAAAAGTCTATGTCAGTGCCGCAAAATTGCGTCTGCTTGAATGCCTCGAGTTTCCAAAGGAAGATGCACAGTGGTTTACTTTAAATGAACACGAAAGCCACATTCATGTGGTGCCCATGTGGACGCTTGCAAGCTTCAAGAGATTGAAGTATATAGCAAATCAATATGCA gGTCGATTCAATCTAATAGTAGCTTTTTCTCCAACTGGCTGGACGTTTTCTAAAGGAAAGAAGAAGTCTCCTGGAAGAAGGTGGCAGCAGGGTACCATCATAAG GTATGAAGTACCATATAGTGAGCATTGCAGCTTTTCGGAACTCAGAGATTTTGTAAAGTTTATATCTCCTGCAAACATCATACCAAGCGTAAACAATCATGGACCAGAATCCACTAGGACAATGGTCTCCCACCTCTTGGCTTAA